A single window of Methanofastidiosum sp. DNA harbors:
- a CDS encoding DNA double-strand break repair nuclease NurA, whose amino-acid sequence MNIEIIKDIINIIKSEQNYSCDVLDGEQPQFSDKRYSSFPISKNNIREFNLSNPSKKVTYIDGGNIELLSSPSLYLGFVRIYFNIFNNNKITPPRNISQKYEFYVLGKAIGKGKDIDFYFKLFPFSKNYGIDIDEADRTINSHDSSISNRSFRAELGSVCGVARRFLEWKISELIIQKELENGDILVRDGSLQTAITGESNYSKKAYEAATEKGITFCGIAKRSRLYTSKGRSLPYAIRLLGNKICSKKLWYYYPVVEINHPDHNAEMYFVKFHPSSRYTFRFEIEKNRAKVLGREGVEEVLGTIASNSVDLRFPGYPYGLVDADYIARIRGDEKETHKALFLSLCDDEEILKFIDENISVEDAHDVLDSLQWI is encoded by the coding sequence ATGAATATAGAAATAATAAAAGATATTATTAATATAATAAAGAGTGAACAAAACTATAGTTGTGATGTCCTGGACGGCGAGCAACCCCAGTTTAGCGATAAGAGATACTCTTCCTTTCCTATAAGCAAAAACAATATTAGAGAATTTAATCTAAGTAATCCAAGTAAAAAGGTCACATATATAGATGGAGGAAATATTGAATTGCTTTCTTCACCTTCTCTTTATTTGGGATTTGTTAGAATTTATTTTAACATATTTAATAATAATAAGATCACCCCTCCAAGAAACATATCTCAAAAATATGAGTTTTATGTTCTCGGCAAAGCAATAGGCAAGGGTAAAGACATTGATTTTTATTTCAAATTGTTTCCATTTTCAAAGAATTATGGAATCGATATTGATGAGGCAGACAGGACAATCAATTCTCATGACTCATCAATATCTAACAGAAGTTTCAGAGCTGAATTAGGTTCTGTTTGTGGAGTTGCAAGAAGATTTCTTGAATGGAAAATCTCTGAACTTATCATCCAAAAAGAACTTGAAAATGGAGATATCTTAGTAAGGGACGGATCACTTCAAACAGCGATTACGGGAGAATCCAACTATTCCAAAAAAGCTTATGAGGCTGCGACTGAGAAAGGAATTACTTTTTGTGGCATTGCTAAAAGGTCTAGACTTTACACTTCAAAGGGAAGATCATTACCATATGCAATAAGGCTCTTAGGAAATAAAATATGCTCCAAGAAGTTATGGTACTATTATCCTGTAGTAGAAATAAATCACCCCGATCATAATGCAGAAATGTATTTCGTGAAATTTCACCCTTCATCAAGATACACCTTCAGATTTGAAATAGAAAAAAATAGAGCAAAAGTATTAGGAAGGGAAGGTGTTGAGGAAGTCTTGGGAACAATAGCTTCTAACTCTGTTGACCTTAGATTTCCCGGCTACCCTTATGGGTTAGTAGATGCTGATTATATTGCTAGGATTAGGGGAGATGAAAAAGAAACACACAAGGCACTTTTCTTGTCTCTTTGTGATGATGAGGAAATTTTAAAATTTATTGATGAAAATATTAGCGTTGAGGATGCTCACGATGTTCTTGATAGTTTACAATGGATTTAG
- a CDS encoding GNAT family N-acetyltransferase yields the protein MRVREASFRDRYNIYDLIDSLHNVPLKSPDEIANFNKILTEYIKNPNIKIFVAEENLLDSVEICGFLSLFVKPILFYSYNVCHIEDIVIKDEYKGKGVGAELLEAAINYGKRVKCKYITVSIEGGDPMTKKFYKACGFAENSLEMKYYL from the coding sequence TTGAGGGTGAGAGAAGCTTCGTTTAGAGACAGATATAATATATATGATCTTATTGATAGTTTGCACAATGTGCCTCTAAAATCTCCTGATGAAATTGCTAATTTTAATAAGATACTTACTGAATATATCAAGAATCCAAACATAAAGATATTTGTTGCTGAAGAGAATTTGCTTGACAGTGTCGAAATCTGTGGTTTCTTATCTCTTTTCGTTAAACCAATACTATTTTACAGTTACAACGTATGTCACATTGAAGACATTGTCATAAAGGATGAGTACAAGGGAAAAGGTGTTGGAGCAGAACTTTTGGAAGCCGCAATAAACTATGGGAAGAGAGTCAAATGCAAGTACATAACAGTATCTATTGAAGGTGGAGACCCTATGACTAAAAAATTCTACAAAGCATGTGGTTTTGCTGAAAACTCTCTTGAAATGAAATACTATTTGTAA
- a CDS encoding flippase-like domain-containing protein produces MVNYRTILPFTAGIILILIFIQFVGYAEFITLIKSANPLYLGLAVVFQLLNLFLEAYKWKPLLESLKPNVSMKNVFVATMIGIFFNNVTPSAKTGGEPMKTFLISKDEDIAPIENVFATVTADRFVESLPFFVLAIFSVMYVNLFYSVGWTTIAILSFVIMIYICVLLVAIYVCFNKKAGEKVVFKFIRIIGKISKRINKYEDLALSMVENFHQQFQLILKSRRALYRSIVASIIMWCCWILRTYFVFLALGRPLNPLLVALVSTISLLMGLLPLMPGGLGVVEVTMTLLYASLKVGKNIALTATILDRILSFWFVLVLAGIITSYNLPKLRPIKSEAKSRMINYNKENESNKQINI; encoded by the coding sequence ATGGTAAACTATAGGACCATTCTACCATTTACTGCCGGAATTATATTAATACTTATTTTTATTCAATTTGTCGGTTATGCTGAATTTATTACTCTAATAAAGAGTGCTAATCCCTTATACTTGGGCCTTGCAGTTGTATTTCAATTACTTAACTTATTTTTGGAAGCTTACAAATGGAAACCTCTCCTTGAGTCACTAAAGCCTAACGTTTCCATGAAAAATGTTTTTGTTGCAACAATGATTGGAATTTTTTTCAATAATGTTACACCGAGTGCTAAAACAGGTGGAGAGCCTATGAAGACATTCCTCATTTCTAAGGATGAAGACATTGCCCCAATTGAAAATGTTTTTGCCACAGTTACTGCAGACAGATTTGTAGAATCCCTGCCTTTTTTTGTTCTTGCTATTTTTTCTGTTATGTATGTTAATCTTTTTTACAGTGTTGGATGGACTACAATTGCTATATTGTCATTTGTAATTATGATCTATATATGTGTGCTTTTGGTGGCAATATATGTATGTTTTAATAAAAAAGCGGGAGAGAAAGTTGTTTTTAAGTTTATAAGAATAATTGGAAAAATTTCCAAGAGAATTAATAAATATGAAGATTTGGCATTATCAATGGTAGAAAATTTCCATCAACAATTTCAACTAATCCTGAAAAGTAGGCGGGCCCTATATAGATCCATTGTTGCATCAATAATTATGTGGTGTTGTTGGATACTTAGAACATATTTTGTCTTTTTAGCTCTTGGAAGGCCATTGAATCCATTGCTTGTTGCCCTTGTATCCACAATAAGTCTTCTTATGGGACTACTTCCTTTAATGCCAGGAGGACTTGGAGTCGTTGAAGTAACAATGACTCTCTTATACGCTTCACTGAAAGTGGGAAAAAATATAGCGCTCACAGCTACCATTTTGGACCGAATATTATCATTTTGGTTTGTTTTAGTACTTGCCGGGATTATTACTTCATATAATCTTCCTAAACTCAGACCAATTAAATCTGAAGCGAAAAGTCGTATGATAAACTATAATAAAGAAAATGAATCAAATAAACAGATTAATATTTAA
- a CDS encoding AI-2E family transporter, producing the protein MEEIEYRIAIASIFIFFLIIAALTLFPLVDALIVTLVLVYLMRPINSLLVKYMNKTYAAILSAITVVIPTFLLFFYLAVATINYVSKERIFEKLMVVFADLDTFSKNLFISFLNYYKIEYSDDLDKLTNILTAKLHELVSYISEEIIDLTIHIPEYAMKLLLASILALYLLKEGANLRDTFVHLLPENKKKTVSNLLQGIDIVFESIILVNILKAIFTAIISYFIFLIFGIPYPSLLGIMSGFMDFAPILGPWMLFSGIAAVYIMNGQAMTGIYVFIIGQVFVTVIPELYIKPKLAGKYAKIHPMIFLFGFFGGLLAFGAIGIFLGPIAIGIVVVFIKYSLLGKEIERKNSFIDKLLNQVDKMIKLEGAKNGKL; encoded by the coding sequence ATGGAAGAAATCGAGTATAGAATTGCAATTGCCTCAATATTCATATTCTTTCTTATAATTGCAGCCCTAACTCTTTTCCCCCTTGTAGATGCACTGATTGTAACTTTAGTCCTAGTTTATCTTATGAGGCCAATTAACAGTTTATTGGTAAAATATATGAATAAAACATATGCCGCGATTCTTTCTGCCATAACAGTTGTAATACCAACTTTTTTACTGTTCTTTTATCTTGCAGTTGCAACTATAAATTATGTTAGTAAAGAAAGGATTTTTGAAAAATTAATGGTAGTATTTGCTGATCTTGATACCTTCTCTAAAAATTTATTCATTTCATTTCTTAACTATTATAAAATAGAATATTCTGACGACCTTGACAAATTAACAAATATTTTAACTGCTAAATTACATGAATTAGTCTCCTATATCTCTGAGGAGATTATTGACCTCACAATTCATATCCCTGAATATGCGATGAAACTTTTACTTGCTTCAATACTCGCATTATATTTACTGAAAGAAGGGGCTAATCTTAGAGATACATTTGTCCACTTGTTACCTGAAAATAAAAAAAAGACCGTTTCAAATCTTCTTCAAGGAATTGATATTGTTTTTGAGAGTATAATTCTTGTTAATATTCTAAAAGCAATTTTTACAGCAATAATTAGTTACTTTATCTTTTTAATATTTGGAATACCCTACCCATCCCTTCTGGGTATAATGTCTGGTTTTATGGACTTTGCGCCAATACTAGGTCCTTGGATGTTATTTTCTGGAATTGCAGCTGTCTATATAATGAATGGTCAGGCAATGACTGGAATCTATGTTTTTATCATAGGTCAGGTATTTGTTACTGTGATACCTGAGCTTTACATCAAACCAAAACTTGCAGGAAAATATGCTAAAATACATCCAATGATATTTCTTTTTGGGTTCTTTGGAGGACTTTTAGCGTTCGGGGCAATAGGAATTTTTTTAGGGCCGATAGCTATTGGGATTGTAGTAGTATTCATTAAATACTCTCTATTGGGCAAAGAAATCGAAAGAAAAAATTCTTTTATTGATAAATTATTAAATCAAGTAGACAAGATGATAAAGCTAGAGGGAGCTAAAAATGGTAAACTATAG
- the wecB gene encoding UDP-N-acetylglucosamine 2-epimerase (non-hydrolyzing), which produces MKILSIVGARPNFMKIKPIYEEFKNRKIDQILVHTGQHYDENMNRVFFEDLELPKPDVFLGIGSGTHGVQTGAMMSRIEEVLKEEKPDLTVVVGDVNSTLAGAISSIKMQIPVAHVESGYRSFDMRMPEEINRILVDRISQFLFAPTEDAINNLLSEGADKKKIFFVGNVMVETLLLNIQKSKKSSILDNLSVNTGNYGLMTVHRAENTAKPEKLIGLFGSLKKIDTKIIVPLHPRTKKVLEDIGYIQKLGKNIKIIEPLGYLDFLCLLSNSKFIMTDSGGIQEEALMLDVPCITLRENTERIVTLENGANILVGTDPIKLTSALDEIPKREKSYPKPPLWDGKVSKRIVDAIIGHPDLFAL; this is translated from the coding sequence ATGAAAATACTCTCGATAGTGGGCGCAAGACCTAATTTCATGAAAATAAAGCCCATATATGAAGAGTTTAAGAATAGAAAAATTGATCAAATTCTTGTTCATACAGGTCAACACTACGATGAGAATATGAACAGAGTTTTTTTTGAAGACTTAGAACTGCCAAAACCTGATGTTTTTCTTGGAATAGGATCTGGTACTCACGGAGTCCAGACAGGGGCAATGATGTCAAGGATAGAAGAAGTATTGAAAGAAGAAAAGCCAGATTTAACAGTTGTAGTCGGAGATGTAAATTCTACACTTGCAGGCGCAATATCTTCAATTAAAATGCAAATTCCCGTGGCCCATGTAGAATCAGGATACCGTTCTTTTGATATGAGAATGCCTGAAGAAATAAACAGGATTCTTGTGGATAGAATATCGCAGTTTTTATTTGCACCCACAGAAGATGCGATAAATAATCTACTATCGGAAGGTGCCGATAAAAAGAAGATATTTTTTGTTGGAAATGTAATGGTTGAAACATTATTATTAAATATTCAAAAATCAAAAAAATCTAGTATTCTAGATAATTTATCTGTAAACACTGGTAACTATGGATTAATGACTGTCCACAGGGCAGAGAATACTGCCAAGCCTGAAAAACTTATTGGATTATTCGGCTCTTTAAAAAAGATAGACACCAAGATTATTGTTCCATTACATCCAAGAACAAAAAAAGTATTGGAAGATATTGGATATATACAAAAACTTGGCAAAAATATAAAAATAATTGAGCCATTAGGTTACCTTGACTTTTTGTGTCTTCTGTCAAACTCTAAATTTATCATGACAGATTCTGGGGGAATACAGGAAGAAGCCTTGATGCTTGATGTGCCGTGTATAACGCTTAGAGAGAATACTGAAAGAATAGTAACCCTAGAGAATGGTGCAAATATTCTTGTAGGAACAGATCCAATTAAGTTGACCTCCGCTCTAGATGAAATCCCAAAAAGAGAGAAATCATATCCAAAACCACCACTATGGGATGGTAAAGTATCAAAAAGAATTGTCGATGCAATAATTGGCCATCCAGACTTATTTGCCCTTTAA
- a CDS encoding ELKS/Rab6-interacting/CAST family protein, with product MSNGDGLKVLAAVLAVLLLVSIIGNFFFLYRSLSDAGGQGTQYNVLLTEKMALDNKISLLESQILDKNKKVSDLESEIRSIKSQYDAAQRNVDLKQRVIDNYETRVKSLEDQLYNCEHKTPKITTYTSYCSCGYYKYNCTCNGYCYYDWYCPSSCSCCYTSSCTNC from the coding sequence ATGAGTAATGGCGATGGATTGAAAGTTTTAGCTGCAGTTCTTGCGGTGCTTTTATTAGTATCAATAATAGGAAACTTCTTTTTCTTGTATCGTTCACTTTCAGATGCAGGCGGACAGGGAACCCAATACAATGTCCTGCTTACTGAGAAAATGGCCCTTGATAACAAAATATCTTTATTGGAATCACAAATATTAGATAAAAACAAGAAAGTATCAGATCTTGAATCGGAGATTAGATCTATAAAATCTCAGTATGATGCAGCGCAAAGAAACGTTGATTTGAAACAGAGAGTGATTGACAACTATGAAACTCGAGTAAAGTCTTTAGAAGATCAACTTTACAACTGTGAGCATAAAACTCCCAAGATTACAACTTATACTTCATATTGTTCATGCGGATACTACAAATATAACTGCACATGTAATGGATACTGCTACTATGACTGGTACTGCCCAAGTTCATGCTCGTGCTGTTATACTAGTAGTTGTACAAACTGCTAA